Proteins encoded within one genomic window of Strix uralensis isolate ZFMK-TIS-50842 chromosome 32, bStrUra1, whole genome shotgun sequence:
- the LOC141936322 gene encoding claw keratin-like, which translates to MSCSSLCNTSCGVAAPAPLADTCNEPCVRQCPDSTVVIQPPASVVTFPGPILSSFPQQSAVGSAGVPGVGSGFGGSFGGRGYGGWGGYGGYGGYGGYGGWGGYGGYGGCGYGGWGGSHRYLNGNCSPC; encoded by the coding sequence atgtcctgctccagcctgtgcaACACGTCCTGTGGggtggctgccccagccccactggctgACACTTGCAATGAGCCCTGCGtgcggcagtgccccgactccaCGGTGGTGATCCAGCCCCCAGCCTCAGTGGTCACCTTCCCCgggcccatcctcagctccttcccacagcagaGTGCTGTTGGCTCGGCGGGAGTGCCCGGCGTTGGATCTGGCTTCGGCGGCAGTTTTGGAGGCCGTGGctatggtggctggggaggctaTGGAGGctatgggggttatgggggctaTGGTGGCTGGGGAGGTTATGGAGGCTATGGGGGCTGTGGATATGGAGGCTGGGGCGGATCCCACAGGTACCTCAATGGCAACTGTTCTCCCTGCTAA
- the LOC141936316 gene encoding claw keratin-like: MSCSSLCNTTCGVAAPAPLADTCNEPCVRQCPDSTVVIQPPASVVTFPGPILSSFPQHSTVGSAGVPGVGSGYGGSFGGRGGFGGYGGYGGYGGWGGHRGYGGWGGCGGYGGWGGYGGYGGCGYGGWGGCHRYLNGNCSPC; this comes from the coding sequence ATGTCCTGCTCCAGCCTATGCAACACGACCTGTGGGGTGGCCgccccagccccactggctgACACTTGCAATGAGCCCTGCGTGCGGCAGTGCCCTGACTCCACGGTGGTGATCCAGCCCCCAGCCTCGGTGGTCACCTTCCCCgggcccatcctcagctccttcccgcagCACAGCACTGTTGGCTCAGCGGGAGTGCCTGGTGTTGGATCTGGCTACGGCGGCAGTTTTGGAGGCCGTGGTGGTTTTGGAGGCTATGGGGGCTATGGAGGctatggtggctggggaggccaCAGAGGCTATGGTGGCTGGGGTGGCTGTGGAGGCTATGGTGGCTGGGGAGGTTATGGAGGCTATGGGGGCTGTGGATATGGCGGCTGGGGTGGATGTCACAGGTACCTCAATGGCAATTGTTCGCCCTGCTAA
- the LOC141936328 gene encoding claw keratin-like translates to MSCSSLCNTTCGVAAPAPLADTCNEPCVRQCPDSTVVIQPPASVVTFPGPILSSFPQHSTVGSAGVPGVGSGYGGSFGGRGGFGGYGGYGGYGGWGGHRGYGGWGGCGGYGGWGGYGGYGGCGYGGWGGCHRYLNGNCSPC, encoded by the coding sequence atgtcctgctccagcctgtgcaACACGACCTGTGGGGTGGCCgccccagccccactggctgACACTTGCAATGAGCCCTGCGtgcggcagtgccccgactccaCGGTGGTGATCCAGCCCCCAGCCTCGGTGGTCACCTTCCCTGGGCCCATCCTCAGCTCTttcccacagcacagcactgtTGGCTCAGCGGGAGTGCCCGGCGTTGGATCTGGCTACGGCGGCAGTTTTGGAGGCCGTGGTGGTTTTGGAGGCTATGGGGGCTATGGAGGctatggtggctggggaggccaCAGAGGCTATGGTGGCTGGGGTGGCTGTGGAGGCTATGGTGGCTGGGGAGGTTATGGAGGCTATGGGGGCTGTGGATATGGCGGCTGGGGTGGATGTCACAGGTACCTCAATGGCAACTGTTCGCCCTGCTAA
- the LOC141936320 gene encoding claw keratin-like encodes MSCSSLCNTTCGVAAPAPLADTCNEPCVRQCPDSTVVIQPPASVVTFPGPILSSFPQQSVVGSAGVPGVGSGYGGSFGGRGGFGGYGGWGGHRGYGGWGGYGGYGGWGGYGGYGGCGYGGWNRGHRYLNGNCAPC; translated from the coding sequence atgtcctgctccagcctgtgcaACACGACCTGTGGGGTGGCCgccccagccccactggctgacacttgcaatgagccctgtgtgcGGCAGTGCCCTGACTCCACGGTGGTGATCCAGCCCCCAGCCTCGGTGGTCACCTTCCCTgggcccatcctcagctccttcccacagcaaAGCGTTGTTGGCTCGGCGGGAGTGCCCGGCGTTGGATCTGGCTATGGCGGCAGTTTTGGAGGCCGTGGTGGTTTTGGAGGctatggtggctggggaggccaCAGAGGCTATGGGGGCTGGGGAGGCTATGGAGGctatggtggctggggaggctaTGGAGGCTATGGGGGCTGTGGATATGGCGGGTGGAACCGAGGCCACAGATACCTCAATGGCAACTGTGCGCCTTGCTAA
- the LOC141936335 gene encoding claw keratin-like, translating into MSCSSLCNTSCGVAAPAPLADTCNEPCVRQCPDSTVVIQPPASVVTFPGPILSSFPQQSVVGSAGVPGVGSGYGGSFGGRGGFGGYGGWGSYGGHGGWGGYGGYGGCGYGGWGRGSGYLRGNCGSC; encoded by the coding sequence ATGTCCTGCTCCAGCCTATGCAACACATCCTGTGGGGTGGCCgccccagccccactggctgACACTTGCAATGAGCCCTGCGTGCGGCAGTGCCCTGACTCCACGGTGGTGATCCAGCCCCCAGCCTCGGTGGTCACCTTCCCCgggcccatcctcagctccttcccacagcaaAGCGTTGTTGGTTCGGCGGGAGTGCCCGGCGTTGGATCTGGCTATGGCGGCAGTTTTGGAGGCCGTGGTGGTTTTGGAGGCTATGGTGGCTGGGGTAGCTATGGAGGCCATGGAGGCTGGGGAGGCTATGGAGGCTATGGGGGTTGTGGATATGGCGGCTGGGGCCGAGGCTCTGGGTACCTTCGTGGCAACTGCGGTTCCTGCTAA
- the LOC141936306 gene encoding claw keratin-like has product MSCSSLCNTACGVAAPAPLADTCNEPCVRQCPDSTVVIQPPASVVTFPGPILSSFPQHSVIGSAGVPGVGSGYGGSFGGRGGFGGRGGFGGYGGWGGYGGSGGYGGFRGYGGCGYGGWGRGYGYLHGSCGSC; this is encoded by the coding sequence ATGTCCTGCTCCAGCCTATGCAACACAGCCTGTGGGGTGGCCgccccagccccactggctgACACTTGCAATGAGCCCTGCGTGCGGCAGTGCCCTGACTCCACGGTGGTGATCCAGCCCCCAGCCTCAGTGGTCACCTTCCCCgggcccatcctcagctccttcccgcagCACAGCGTTATTGGGTCGGCAGGAGTGCCCGGTGTTGGATCTGGCTATGGCGGCAGTTTTGGAGGCCGTGGTGGTTTTGGAGGCCGTGGTGGTTTTGGAGGctatggtggctggggaggctaTGGAGGCTCTGGGGGTTATGGGGGCTTTAGAGGCTATGGGGGTTGTGGATATGGCGGCTGGGGCCGAGGATATGGGTATCTTCATGGCAGCTGTGGTTCCTGCTAA
- the LOC141936318 gene encoding claw keratin-like yields MSCTSLCNTSCGVAAPAPLADTCNEPCVRQCPDSTVVIQPPASVVTFPGPILSSFPQHSVVGSAGVPGVGSGYGGSFGGRGGFGGYGGYGGYGGWGGHRGYGGWGGYGGYGGCGYGGWGGCHRYVNGNCSPC; encoded by the coding sequence ATGTCCTGCACCAGCCTGTGCAACACGTCCTGTGGGGTGGCCgccccagccccactggctgACACTTGCAATGAGCCCTGCGtgcggcagtgccccgactccaCGGTGGTGATCCAGCCCCCAGCCTCGGTGGTCACCTTCCCCgggcccatcctcagctccttcccacagcacaGCGTTGTTGGCTCAGCGGGAGTGCCCGGTGTTGGATCGGGCTACGGCGGCAGTTTTGGAGGCCGTGGTGGTTTTGGAGGCTATGGGGGCTATGGAGGTtatggtggctggggaggccaCAGAGGCTATGGAGGCTGGGGAGGCTATGGAGGCTATGGGGGCTGTGGATATGGCGGCTGGGGTGGATGCCACAGGTACGTCAATGGCAACTGTTCGCCCTGCTAA
- the LOC141936321 gene encoding claw keratin-like, protein MSCTSLCNTACGVAAPAPLADTCNEPCVRQCPDSTVVIQPPASVVTFPGPILSSFPQQSVVGSAGVPGVGSGYGGSFGGRGGFGGYGGWGGYGGYGGYGGYGGCGGWGGYGGYGGLGFCGWGRGHRYLNGNCSPC, encoded by the coding sequence ATGTCCTGCACCAGCCTGTGCAACACAGCCTGTGGggtggctgccccagccccactggctgacacttgcaatgagccctgtgtgcggcagtgccccgactccaCGGTGGTGATCCAGCCCCCGGCCTCGGTGGTCACCTTCCCCgggcccatcctcagctccttcccacagcaaAGCGTTGTTGGCTCGGCGGGAGTGCCCGGTGTTGGATCTGGCTACGGCGGCAGTTTTGGAGGCCGTGGTGGTTTTGGAGGctatggtggctggggaggctaTGGAGGctatgggggttatgggggctaTGGAGGCTGTGGTGGCTGGGGAGGCTATGGAGGCTATGGGGGTTTGGGATTTTGTGGCTGGGGACGAGGCCACAGGTACCTCAATGGCAACTGTTCGCCCTGCTAA